In Ovis canadensis isolate MfBH-ARS-UI-01 breed Bighorn chromosome 3, ARS-UI_OviCan_v2, whole genome shotgun sequence, one DNA window encodes the following:
- the AICDA gene encoding single-stranded DNA cytosine deaminase, with protein sequence MDSLLMKQRQFIYQFKNVRWAKGRHETYLCYVVKRRDSPTSFSLDFGHIRNKAGCHVELLFLRYISDWDLDPGRCYRVTWFTSWSPCYDCARHVADFLRGYPNLSLRIFTARLYFCDKERKNEPEGLRQLHRAGVQIAIMTFKDYFYCWNTFVENRERTFKAWEGLHENSVRLSRQLRRILLPLYEVDDLRDAFRTLGL encoded by the exons cctcttgatgaagcagAGACAGTTTATTTACCAGTTCAAAAACGTGCGCTGGGCTAAGGGCCGCCATGAGACCTACTTGTGCTACGTGGTGAAGCGGCGGGACAGTCCCACCTCCTTCTCACTGGACTTCGGGCACATTCGAAACAAG GCCGGATGCCACGTGGAGTTGCTCTTCCTCCGCTACATCTCTGACTGGGATCTGGACCCTGGGCGGTGCTACCGCGTCACCTGGTTCACGTCTTGGAGCCCCTGCTACGACTGTGCGCGGCACGTGGCCGACTTCCTGCGGGGGTACCCCAACCTGAGCCTGCGGATCTTCACAGCGCGCCTCTACTTCTGCGACAAGGAGCGCAAGAACGAGCCAGAGGGGCTGCGGCAGCTGCACCGCGCTGGAGTCCAGATCGCCATCATGACCTTCAAAG attatttttattgctgGAATACTTTTGTGGAAAATCGTGAAAGAACTTTCAAAGCCTGGGAGGGACTGCATGAAAATTCGGTTCGTCTGTCTAGACAGCTTCGACGCATCCTTTTG CCACTCTATGAGGTTGATGACTTGCGGGATGCATTTCGTACTTTGGGACTTTGA